From a single Pseudomonas sp. A34-9 genomic region:
- a CDS encoding helix-turn-helix transcriptional regulator yields the protein MLISHFEHGPVSAYPRDYLDGAHQPLHLHREAQLLYAVSGIMRVVTQSGAWVIPPSRAVWIPPEVAHEIFMSGDVQMRSLFIAPELSPASLQQCCVLAVTPLLRELILRAVQGPPHADNPLIQQLMLEELAGLENLPLHIPMPADRRLQNICLALLHTPDHPNTLEDWAQQVGASSRTLARLFQQQLQMSFNAWRQQLRLMEALPRLLAGDSVQRVARDLGYGSARAFSAMFRRLLGENPRDYLNNLGKLSELV from the coding sequence ATGTTGATCAGCCACTTCGAACACGGCCCGGTGAGCGCCTACCCCCGGGATTACCTGGATGGCGCGCACCAGCCGCTGCACCTGCATCGCGAGGCGCAGCTGTTGTATGCCGTCAGTGGGATCATGCGCGTGGTCACGCAATCGGGGGCGTGGGTGATCCCGCCAAGCCGCGCCGTCTGGATTCCGCCAGAAGTGGCACACGAGATTTTCATGAGCGGCGATGTGCAGATGCGCTCGCTGTTCATCGCACCAGAACTATCACCCGCCAGCCTGCAACAGTGCTGCGTACTGGCCGTGACGCCGCTGCTGCGCGAGCTGATCCTGCGTGCCGTGCAAGGGCCGCCACATGCCGACAATCCGTTGATCCAGCAACTGATGCTCGAAGAACTTGCCGGTCTGGAAAACCTGCCGCTGCACATTCCGATGCCCGCTGACCGGCGCCTGCAAAACATCTGTCTGGCGCTGCTGCACACGCCCGATCACCCCAATACCCTGGAAGACTGGGCGCAGCAGGTTGGCGCCAGCTCACGCACGTTGGCGCGACTGTTCCAGCAACAATTGCAGATGAGTTTCAACGCCTGGCGCCAGCAACTGCGCCTGATGGAAGCCCTGCCGCGCCTGCTCGCCGGGGACAGCGTGCAGCGCGTGGCGCGGGATTTGGGTTACGGCAGCGCGCGGGCGTTCAGTGCGATGTTCCGCCGTTTGCTCGGCGAGAATCCCCGCGACTACCTGAACAACCTGGGCAAGCTCAGCGAACTCGTGTAG
- a CDS encoding LysE family transporter: MYWTEFLTVALIHLLAVASPGPDFAVVVRESVTHGRRAGTWTALGVGTAIFLHVGYSLLGIGLIVSQSIVLFNALKWAAAAYLLYIGFKALRAQPAKTVTDDLHKEAGVRTARGAFTSGFVTNGLNPKATLFFLSLFTVVINPHTPLSVQAGYGVYLAVATALWFCLVAMLFSQQRVRAGFARMGHWFDRTMGAVLIAIGVKLAFTEMH, translated from the coding sequence ATGTACTGGACCGAGTTCTTGACCGTTGCACTGATCCACTTGCTGGCCGTCGCCAGCCCCGGCCCGGACTTTGCCGTGGTGGTGCGCGAGAGCGTGACCCACGGTCGCCGCGCTGGCACCTGGACCGCGCTGGGTGTGGGCACGGCGATTTTCCTGCATGTCGGTTATTCGCTGCTCGGCATCGGCCTGATCGTGTCGCAGTCGATCGTGCTGTTCAACGCGTTGAAATGGGCGGCTGCCGCTTACTTGCTGTACATCGGCTTCAAGGCACTACGTGCGCAACCGGCGAAAACGGTGACCGATGATCTACATAAAGAGGCCGGCGTACGCACGGCTCGCGGCGCGTTCACGTCGGGCTTCGTGACCAATGGTCTCAATCCCAAAGCCACGCTGTTCTTCCTGTCGCTGTTCACGGTGGTGATCAACCCGCATACGCCGTTGTCGGTGCAGGCGGGTTATGGCGTTTACCTCGCCGTTGCCACCGCCCTGTGGTTTTGCCTGGTGGCTATGCTGTTCAGTCAGCAGCGCGTGCGGGCCGGTTTCGCCCGCATGGGCCATTGGTTCGACCGCACCATGGGCGCGGTGCTGATTGCCATCGGCGTGAAACTCGCGTTCACCGAGATGCACTGA
- a CDS encoding 2-hydroxyacid dehydrogenase encodes MTNTRRAVFLDHPSLDLGDLDLSPLRECFSDLQLFAQTLPGQVAERLQGATVAISNKILIDAAAMAANPDLKLILITATGTNNVDLAAARAQGITVCNCQGYGTPSVAQHTIMLLLNLATRLADYQTAVGEGRWQQAKQFCLLDYPIVELEGKTLGLLGHGELGGAVARLAEAFGMRVLLGQIPGRPARPDRLPLAELLPQIDALTLHCPLNEDTRHFIGARELASMKPGAFVVNTARGGLIDEQALADALRNGHLGGAATDVLSVEPPTQGNPLLAADIPRLIVTPHNAWGSVEARQRIVGQLRENAQAFFSGKALRVVS; translated from the coding sequence ATGACGAACACGCGCCGCGCGGTATTCCTTGATCACCCTTCGCTGGATCTCGGCGACCTCGACCTCAGTCCGTTGCGCGAGTGTTTCAGCGATCTGCAGCTGTTCGCCCAGACCTTGCCCGGGCAAGTCGCCGAACGCCTGCAAGGTGCTACCGTAGCGATCAGCAACAAGATCCTGATCGACGCCGCCGCGATGGCCGCCAACCCCGATCTGAAACTGATCCTGATCACCGCCACCGGCACCAACAACGTCGACCTTGCTGCCGCCCGCGCTCAGGGCATCACCGTGTGCAACTGCCAGGGTTACGGCACGCCGTCGGTGGCGCAACACACGATCATGCTGTTGCTCAACCTCGCCACGCGTCTGGCCGATTATCAGACAGCCGTTGGCGAAGGTCGCTGGCAGCAGGCCAAACAGTTCTGCCTGCTCGACTACCCAATCGTTGAGCTGGAAGGCAAAACCCTCGGTTTGCTGGGTCATGGCGAACTCGGCGGTGCTGTGGCGCGGTTGGCCGAAGCGTTTGGCATGCGCGTATTGCTCGGACAGATTCCGGGGCGCCCTGCCCGCCCGGATCGCTTGCCACTGGCTGAGCTGCTGCCGCAGATCGACGCCCTCACCCTGCACTGCCCGCTCAACGAAGACACCCGCCACTTCATTGGTGCCCGCGAACTGGCGTCGATGAAACCCGGTGCATTCGTGGTCAACACGGCACGCGGCGGACTGATCGACGAGCAGGCGCTCGCCGATGCCTTGCGCAACGGTCACCTTGGCGGCGCGGCCACCGATGTGCTGAGTGTCGAGCCACCGACTCAAGGCAATCCGCTGCTGGCCGCCGACATCCCGCGCCTCATCGTCACCCCGCACAATGCTTGGGGCAGTGTTGAAGCGCGGCAACGTATCGTCGGCCAATTGCGCGAAAACGCCCAGGCGTTCTTCAGCGGTAAGGCGCTGCGGGTCGTCAGTTGA
- a CDS encoding class I SAM-dependent methyltransferase, protein MDPRSEVLLRQPEWFQGSLLLAGLPADDLLGRLPNAFGWCWHAGDQAALDARFEGRSDFGVNVPQREFDSAVVFLPKSKDLTDYILNAVASRLAGREVFLVGEKRSGIEGASKQLNPFGKPRKLDSARHCQLWQVTVANAPEAKSLESLAQTYELPLAEGPLKVISLPGVFSHGRLDRGSALLLEHLDKLPSGHLLDFGCGAGVLGAAVKRRYPHNQVTLLDVDAFAAASSRLTLAANGLEAEVLTGDGIDAAPMGLSAILSNPPFHVGVHTDYFATENLLRKAAKHLKNGGELRLVANSFLKYQPLIEEHLGVCAIKAEGNGFRIYRAKRG, encoded by the coding sequence ATGGATCCGCGCAGTGAAGTACTGCTTCGTCAGCCCGAGTGGTTTCAAGGTTCGTTGTTGCTGGCTGGTTTGCCTGCCGACGATTTGCTCGGGCGCCTGCCCAATGCATTCGGCTGGTGCTGGCATGCCGGCGATCAAGCCGCGCTGGACGCTCGTTTCGAAGGTCGTAGTGATTTTGGCGTGAACGTCCCGCAGCGTGAGTTCGACAGCGCCGTGGTGTTTTTGCCCAAGTCCAAGGATCTGACCGACTACATCCTCAACGCCGTAGCTTCGCGCCTGGCCGGGCGTGAGGTGTTTCTCGTCGGCGAAAAACGCAGCGGCATCGAAGGCGCGTCCAAGCAACTCAACCCTTTCGGCAAGCCACGCAAGCTCGACAGCGCGCGCCATTGCCAGCTCTGGCAAGTCACCGTGGCCAATGCGCCTGAAGCGAAATCTTTGGAAAGCCTGGCGCAGACGTATGAATTGCCTTTGGCCGAGGGTCCGTTGAAAGTCATCAGCCTGCCGGGGGTATTCAGCCACGGTCGCCTGGACCGAGGCAGCGCCCTGCTGCTGGAGCATCTGGACAAACTGCCCAGTGGCCACTTGCTCGACTTCGGTTGCGGCGCGGGCGTGTTGGGCGCTGCGGTCAAACGTCGCTACCCACACAATCAGGTCACGTTGCTGGACGTCGATGCGTTCGCCGCCGCCAGCAGCCGCCTGACCCTGGCGGCCAATGGTCTGGAAGCCGAAGTGCTGACCGGTGACGGTATCGATGCGGCACCGATGGGTTTGAGCGCGATTCTAAGCAACCCGCCGTTCCATGTCGGCGTGCACACCGACTATTTCGCCACCGAGAACTTGCTGCGAAAAGCAGCGAAACACCTGAAAAACGGCGGCGAACTGCGGCTGGTGGCGAACAGCTTCCTGAAGTATCAACCGCTGATCGAGGA